The following proteins come from a genomic window of Triticum aestivum cultivar Chinese Spring chromosome 6A, IWGSC CS RefSeq v2.1, whole genome shotgun sequence:
- the LOC123129916 gene encoding WAT1-related protein At3g30340, whose protein sequence is MDWKPIVTMLAVVTVFAVMNTLTKMAFNEGMHTTVLIVLRQLTATLFLAPIAYFKERKTRPKMTTEIFVYLFLSALLGASLTQWLFFFGLRYTTATFASAFINMTPMFTFLLALPFKIEKLDVTTGSGAAKLTGTAVGLAGAILMALYQGPALTGTRTTDHHAAAAAAHGGAWRWAIGSAALLGGSASWSLWFILQSKIGTKYPALYSSTAWMFLLSTAQMAAVGAATEAMTLQVWLPGTALKAVTVLFVGVVGSGLGFLAMSWCVERRGPVFTTAFMPLIQMIAAGINVTVLREQLHLGSVVGSVLVVVGLYLVLWGKSNEASSKPTLPPPSHSKLALDEETEHGHSRIMQSV, encoded by the exons ATGGATTGGAAGCCTATAGTGACGATGTTGGCGGTGGTGACCGTGTTCGCGGTGATGAACACGCTGACAAAGATGGCTTTTAACGAAGGGATGCACACCACCGTCCTCATCGTCCTCCGCCAGCTCACCGCCACGCTCTTCCTCGCCCCGATCGCCTACTTCAAAGAGAG GAAGACTAGGCCTAAGATGACCACAGAGATCTTCGTCTACCTCTTCTTGAGTGCCTTGCTCGG AGCGTCGCTGACCCAGTGGCTCTTCTTCTTCGGCCTGCGGTACACGACGGCCACGTTCGCGAGCGCCTTCATCAATATGACCCCCATGTTCACCTTCCTGCTGGCGCTGCCCTTCAAGATCGAGAAGCTCGACGTGACCACCGGCTCCGGCGCCGCCAAGCTCACCGGCACGGCCGTGGGGCTGGCCGGAGCGATTTTGATGGCGCTCTACCAAGGCCCGGCCCTGACGGGGACGCGGACCACAGACCACCACGCCGCCGCGGCTGCTGCCCACGGTGGCGCGTGGAGGTGGGCGATCGGGTCGGCGGCGCTGCTGGGCGGCTCGGCGAGCTGGTCGCTGTGGTTCATACTACAGTCCAAGATCGGCACCAAGTACCCCGCTCTGTACTCCAGCACGGCGTGGATGTTCCTGCTGAGCACCGCGCAGATGGCCGCCGTCGGGGCCGCGACGGAGGCGATGACCCTCCAGGTGTGGCTCCCCGGCACGGCGCTGAAGGCCGTGACGGTGCTGTTCGTGGGGGTGGTGGGGTCCGGGCTGGGGTTCCTGGCCATGTCGTGGTGCGTGGAGCGGCGGGGGCCCGTGTTCACCACGGCGTTCATGCCGCTCATCCAGATGATCGCCGCCGGGATCAACGTCACGGTGCTCCGCGAGCAGCTCCACCTCGGGAGCGTGGTCGGGTCGGTGCTGGTCGTCGTGGGGCTCTACTTGGTCCTCTGGGGGAAGAGCAACGAGGCGAGCAGCAAACCCACGCTGCCTCCTCCGTCACATTCCAAGCTCGCGTTGGATGAAGAAACAGAGCATGGTCATTCACGGATCATGCAGAGCGTGTGA